One window of the Paenibacillus beijingensis genome contains the following:
- the purU gene encoding formyltetrahydrofolate deformylase: MQSKPQHALHNPIISNNRARMLISCPDRPGIVAAVSHFLYEHGANIVQSDQYTMDPEGGMFFIRFEFDLNDMEKELPVLQEDFTRVADRFEMKWHTFRASRKKRLAIFVSKEDHCLLELLWQWQAGDLNAEIAMVISNHPDMRELVESFGIPYHHIPVTPDTKAEAERKQLETVADKADLIVLARYMQIISPKFIEQFPNRIINIHHSFLPAFVGGKPYAQAYNRGVKIIGATAHYVTEELDGGPIIEQDVQRVSHRDNVDNLKRIGRTIERVVLARAVKWHTEDRILVHQNKTVVFN; this comes from the coding sequence ATGCAATCCAAACCTCAACATGCACTTCACAATCCGATAATTTCGAACAACAGGGCGCGCATGCTCATCTCCTGTCCGGACCGCCCGGGCATTGTAGCTGCCGTTTCCCATTTTTTGTATGAGCACGGAGCCAATATCGTTCAATCCGACCAGTACACGATGGACCCGGAAGGCGGCATGTTTTTTATACGCTTTGAATTTGACTTGAACGATATGGAAAAAGAACTGCCGGTGCTGCAGGAAGATTTTACGCGCGTAGCCGACCGCTTCGAAATGAAATGGCATACGTTCCGCGCCAGCCGCAAGAAACGCCTTGCCATCTTTGTATCCAAAGAGGACCATTGTCTGCTTGAGCTGCTTTGGCAGTGGCAGGCGGGCGATCTGAATGCGGAAATCGCCATGGTGATCAGCAATCATCCCGACATGCGCGAGCTGGTGGAGTCGTTCGGCATTCCGTACCATCACATTCCGGTTACTCCGGATACGAAGGCGGAAGCGGAGCGCAAGCAGCTGGAAACGGTGGCCGATAAAGCCGACCTGATCGTGCTGGCCCGTTACATGCAAATTATTTCGCCTAAATTCATCGAGCAGTTCCCGAATCGCATCATTAACATCCACCATTCGTTTCTGCCGGCTTTCGTCGGCGGCAAACCGTACGCACAAGCGTATAACCGCGGCGTAAAAATTATCGGCGCCACCGCTCACTACGTAACCGAAGAGCTTGACGGCGGTCCAATCATCGAGCAGGATGTGCAGCGGGTGAGCCACCGCGACAACGTGGATAATTTGAAGCGCATCGGCCGTACGATCGAACGCGTTGTGCTGGCCCGCGCGGTTAAATGGCATACCGAGGACCGGATTCTCGTCCATCAAAATAAGACGGTCGTCTTTAACTAA
- a CDS encoding deoxyribonuclease IV codes for MLKIGSHVSFSDKGLLTAAKEAVSYGSSSFMIYTGAPQNTRRKPVETLYIEEGRELMVQAGIDEIVVHAPYIINLGSYKEDTYELAVRFLQEEIRRTHAIGVRNIVLHPGAYTEKDAEFGINRIAEGLNEVLDGVGETDVNIALETMAGKGTEIGRTFEEIAVIMDKVHKNERLTVCMDTCHMNDAGYDLIGDLDGVLEQFDRIVGLDRVAVVHINDTKNPRGAAKDRHAPVGAGWLGFETINAVVHHEALAGRPFILETPWIGKDAKNQRPMYEAEIALLRGDAMDRFGDQFFDGIERLHHFFGKQDIDPRTFVLSVWDVLKNDAKAKKADPREPMDRLYDLVMEHQVLPDLTEEEINQRITGWFAGKQLLVNA; via the coding sequence ATGTTAAAAATCGGCTCTCACGTATCTTTCAGCGATAAAGGGCTGCTTACGGCGGCGAAGGAGGCGGTCTCATACGGCTCCAGCTCATTCATGATCTATACCGGCGCGCCGCAAAATACCCGCCGCAAGCCGGTGGAAACCTTATATATCGAAGAAGGCCGGGAATTGATGGTACAAGCGGGCATCGACGAAATCGTCGTTCACGCGCCTTATATTATCAACCTCGGTTCTTATAAAGAAGATACCTATGAACTGGCGGTCCGATTTTTGCAGGAGGAAATCCGCCGCACGCATGCGATCGGGGTACGAAACATCGTGCTGCATCCCGGCGCCTATACGGAAAAAGACGCGGAGTTCGGCATTAACCGGATTGCCGAAGGGCTTAACGAGGTGCTGGACGGCGTCGGCGAAACGGACGTGAACATCGCGCTGGAAACGATGGCGGGCAAAGGGACGGAAATCGGTCGCACCTTCGAAGAGATTGCCGTCATTATGGACAAGGTGCACAAAAACGAGCGGCTGACCGTCTGCATGGATACGTGTCACATGAACGACGCCGGCTACGATCTGATCGGCGACCTGGACGGGGTGCTCGAGCAGTTCGACCGGATCGTCGGCCTTGATCGCGTCGCGGTCGTCCATATCAACGATACGAAAAATCCGCGCGGCGCCGCCAAAGACCGCCATGCGCCGGTAGGAGCGGGCTGGCTCGGCTTTGAGACGATCAACGCGGTCGTGCATCACGAAGCGCTGGCAGGACGGCCGTTCATTCTGGAAACGCCGTGGATCGGCAAAGACGCTAAAAATCAGCGTCCGATGTATGAAGCGGAGATCGCGCTGCTGCGCGGCGACGCGATGGATCGGTTCGGCGATCAATTTTTTGACGGGATCGAACGTCTGCACCACTTTTTCGGAAAACAGGACATTGACCCGCGCACGTTTGTGCTGTCGGTATGGGATGTGCTTAAAAACGACGCCAAAGCGAAAAAAGCCGACCCGCGCGAGCCGATGGACCGCCTGTACGATTTGGTCATGGAGCATCAGGTTCTTCCCGATCTGACCGAGGAAGAAATCAACCAGCGGATTACCGGCTGGTTTGCAGGAAAGCAGCTGCTCGTTAACGCGTAA
- a CDS encoding DUF2621 domain-containing protein, with amino-acid sequence MASNWFMYFILFWAIVLAGFMAIGGFFMFRKFLKVLPKKDGKSKLDWQNYWVEESRSLWTDESRRFLSLLVSPVPGPFRDIAKHSIAARIGQIAIESGASEVTREHCIEGYIKATPKRDYRSLIHFLEKQGIDYSPYKNILKK; translated from the coding sequence ATGGCCTCCAATTGGTTTATGTATTTCATCCTGTTTTGGGCGATTGTGCTTGCAGGCTTCATGGCGATCGGCGGATTTTTCATGTTCCGCAAGTTTTTGAAAGTGCTTCCCAAGAAGGACGGCAAGTCGAAGCTCGATTGGCAAAACTATTGGGTGGAAGAGAGCCGCAGCTTGTGGACGGATGAATCCAGACGATTCTTAAGTTTGCTCGTCTCGCCGGTACCGGGACCGTTCCGCGACATCGCCAAACATTCCATCGCAGCCCGGATCGGCCAGATCGCCATCGAAAGCGGGGCTTCGGAAGTAACGCGGGAGCACTGCATCGAAGGGTACATTAAAGCGACGCCCAAACGGGACTATCGCAGCCTCATTCATTTTTTGGAGAAACAAGGGATCGACTACTCGCCGTATAAAAATATTTTAAAAAAGTAG
- a CDS encoding TIGR01777 family oxidoreductase, with amino-acid sequence MKIAVAGGTGFVGKALVSALTDRGDEVWVISRKEQRQSEAAAAVRRITWEQLESDPLLLKGIDGIVNLAGETINQRWTDGAKQRILHSRLTAAQRLARMADALPEPPQVLVNASATALYGNSLSETFDEDSPVSDGDGDFLSSVVRQWEQAAMSIRARRSVLLRVGIVVGMNGGALPQMLLPFRLFAGGPVGSGKQWMSWIHLDDMVRLLLFSLDNSSISGPVNATSPDPVRNEDFGRAIAASLGKPFWLPVPAFMLKLLFGELAVLLLEGQRAVPKKALAAGFTYRYGTIQAAMDHLLRSH; translated from the coding sequence ATGAAAATTGCTGTGGCAGGCGGTACCGGTTTTGTAGGAAAAGCTCTGGTCAGCGCTTTGACTGACCGCGGCGACGAAGTGTGGGTTATTTCCAGAAAGGAACAACGGCAGTCCGAAGCTGCCGCAGCGGTGCGGCGGATCACCTGGGAGCAGCTGGAATCGGATCCCTTGCTGCTAAAAGGAATTGACGGCATTGTAAATCTGGCAGGCGAAACGATTAACCAGCGCTGGACGGACGGCGCCAAGCAGCGGATTCTGCATTCGCGTCTGACGGCCGCCCAGCGGTTAGCCCGTATGGCCGATGCGCTTCCCGAACCGCCGCAGGTACTTGTCAATGCATCGGCGACAGCGCTGTACGGCAATTCGCTGTCGGAAACTTTCGATGAGGACAGTCCCGTCTCGGACGGAGACGGGGATTTTCTTTCCTCGGTTGTAAGGCAGTGGGAACAGGCCGCAATGTCCATCCGCGCCCGCCGCAGCGTGCTGCTGCGGGTCGGAATCGTAGTCGGAATGAACGGCGGCGCTCTCCCCCAAATGCTGCTTCCATTCCGACTATTTGCCGGAGGCCCCGTCGGCAGCGGCAAGCAGTGGATGTCCTGGATTCATCTCGATGATATGGTGCGGCTCCTATTGTTCAGTCTGGACAACAGCAGCATAAGCGGACCGGTTAACGCCACTTCGCCCGATCCCGTCCGAAACGAAGATTTCGGGCGGGCGATTGCAGCATCGCTCGGAAAGCCGTTTTGGCTGCCTGTTCCAGCCTTTATGCTGAAGCTGTTGTTCGGCGAACTCGCCGTACTGCTGCTGGAAGGTCAGCGTGCAGTACCGAAAAAAGCGCTGGCCGCAGGTTTTACTTACCGTTACGGAACCATCCAAGCCGCAATGGACCATCTGCTCCGCTCCCATTAA
- a CDS encoding reverse transcriptase domain-containing protein, which yields MLEKVLTQMIEHECNKLAERYHNYHNGVEFEHQRNKRRIKNPPKKEINVPEYWNQDKKFNPFYVKKHSTQIAKSLAKKLENGTYEPFPPYVMFVDKKDGGKREIVVYQIPDAVVSTYIYQRLMAKNKHRFSPTSYAYRNDRNVHFAIQDIAIELKNHPRVFVAEFDFRNFFGSISHEYLYEQLDKNGFLVNSFERNVISKFVQQNEEGVPQGTSISLFLANLACWRLDRMLEDAGLRFARYADDTVIWSNSYEKINKSYEIIYKFSVDTGIEINFNKSDGISLLCHEGMPAEFGKTKNHIEFLGYKLSGNKTSIKEASTLKIKQQISYLLYRNLLQPIKPTVLKAVTIPNNNEDPAFVTAIMQIRRYLYGKLNDQMLRLFLTGHYKRLTFKGIMSFYPLINDEEQLKQLDGWLVATILNTLKLREKILVSRGYNVSGQFPFNMNKDNLVEVCRKASVKGKVGLIQIPSFMRIYKAMQQGIENDGIEFTMNPKSNTYNY from the coding sequence ATGTTAGAAAAAGTCCTGACGCAAATGATTGAACATGAATGTAATAAGCTAGCGGAGAGATATCACAATTATCATAACGGGGTCGAATTTGAACATCAAAGGAATAAAAGACGGATAAAGAACCCGCCTAAAAAAGAAATCAATGTCCCTGAGTACTGGAATCAAGATAAGAAGTTTAACCCTTTTTATGTGAAAAAGCATAGTACTCAAATTGCAAAATCATTAGCAAAAAAACTTGAAAATGGTACATACGAGCCTTTTCCGCCTTATGTAATGTTTGTCGATAAAAAAGATGGTGGAAAGCGTGAGATTGTAGTATATCAAATACCTGACGCCGTAGTATCAACGTATATATACCAGAGACTAATGGCTAAGAACAAACATCGTTTTAGCCCCACGTCATACGCTTATAGAAATGATAGAAATGTCCACTTTGCCATTCAAGACATTGCAATTGAACTAAAAAACCATCCGCGGGTTTTCGTTGCAGAATTTGATTTTAGAAATTTTTTTGGTTCGATATCTCACGAGTATTTGTATGAGCAACTTGACAAAAACGGATTTTTGGTTAACTCATTTGAAAGAAATGTCATCAGCAAATTCGTACAACAAAATGAAGAAGGTGTACCGCAGGGCACATCAATTTCTCTATTTTTGGCTAATCTAGCTTGCTGGAGATTAGACAGAATGTTGGAAGATGCGGGTCTCAGATTCGCCAGATATGCGGATGATACAGTAATATGGTCAAACAGTTACGAGAAAATAAATAAGTCATATGAAATAATATATAAATTCTCAGTAGATACAGGGATAGAAATTAACTTTAATAAATCTGATGGAATAAGTCTACTTTGCCATGAGGGTATGCCAGCCGAGTTTGGGAAAACAAAAAATCATATCGAGTTTTTGGGGTACAAACTCTCTGGAAATAAAACAAGCATAAAAGAAGCGTCTACCTTAAAAATTAAACAACAGATAAGTTATTTATTATATCGAAATTTGCTGCAACCGATAAAACCAACTGTTCTAAAAGCCGTAACAATCCCTAACAATAATGAAGATCCAGCATTTGTCACAGCCATAATGCAAATCAGAAGGTATCTTTATGGGAAACTTAATGATCAAATGCTTAGATTATTTTTAACTGGTCACTACAAACGCTTAACTTTTAAAGGGATCATGAGTTTCTATCCACTCATTAATGATGAAGAACAGTTAAAACAGTTAGATGGATGGTTAGTAGCAACAATTCTGAACACATTAAAGTTGAGAGAGAAAATATTGGTTTCTAGAGGATATAATGTATCGGGACAATTTCCTTTTAATATGAACAAAGATAACCTTGTAGAAGTATGTAGAAAAGCTAGTGTTAAGGGAAAAGTAGGGTTGATACAAATACCGAGTTTTATGAGGATTTACAAAGCTATGCAGCAAGGTATTGAAAATGATGGTATTGAATTCACCATGAATCCCAAATCAAATACCTACAACTATTAA